Proteins from a single region of Pseudomonas fulva:
- a CDS encoding sulfite exporter TauE/SafE family protein — translation MMSPRPLRMNRSTPNSCFGTLLGFYDGLFGPGSGSLLLFVFVRYFGFDFLNASACAKLVNLGTFSAALFFFIPSGNVLWLIGGVVGLCNIAGALTGVFLALRYCSGFIRVFFLILLVFLIGRMGYSIVLGGG, via the coding sequence ATGATGAGCCCACGGCCTTTGCGTATGAACAGGTCAACGCCCAACTCCTGTTTTGGCACATTGCTGGGGTTTTACGATGGCCTATTCGGGCCTGGCAGCGGAAGTCTTCTGCTGTTCGTGTTCGTCAGATACTTCGGTTTCGATTTTCTCAACGCATCGGCCTGCGCCAAGCTGGTGAACCTGGGAACCTTTAGCGCTGCGCTGTTCTTTTTCATACCCTCGGGCAACGTGTTGTGGCTGATCGGCGGCGTGGTGGGTTTATGTAATATCGCAGGGGCGCTTACAGGTGTGTTCCTGGCACTTCGTTATTGCAGTGGGTTCATTCGCGTCTTCTTCCTGATCCTGTTGGTATTCCTTATAGGCCGCATGGGGTATTCAATCGTCTTGGGTGGAGGCTGA
- a CDS encoding LysR substrate-binding domain-containing protein — protein MGVDLFIRKGRGLIISPSGELFLGYVNRILAVCQEAQRALDPEAPPAGVLKISAIESAATGRLPALLSRYHAHYPKVHMQFGTDTWSNLVTDVVDHKLDGAIIAVNSNHPDIGKQEIYKEPLVLIASMSLGEITSPQDLNNLNIFMWPEGCPYRQALENWLKAAKVSTPITSIASYGTILGCVSAGAGVSLVPTGVFEQYQKIGNIKGYTFESLAPIQNYFVWNKNVGFHRARDAFAELMSDTFRTI, from the coding sequence TTGGGCGTTGACCTGTTCATACGCAAAGGCCGTGGGCTCATCATCAGCCCATCAGGGGAGTTATTTCTCGGTTATGTGAACAGGATTCTAGCTGTTTGTCAGGAGGCGCAAAGAGCGCTCGACCCCGAAGCGCCTCCAGCAGGCGTGCTGAAAATAAGTGCCATCGAATCGGCGGCGACGGGCCGTCTACCGGCCCTGCTGTCCCGCTACCACGCACATTACCCAAAGGTGCACATGCAATTCGGCACCGATACATGGTCAAACCTGGTTACGGACGTCGTCGACCACAAGCTGGACGGTGCCATAATTGCTGTAAACAGCAATCACCCTGATATCGGCAAACAGGAAATATATAAAGAACCCCTGGTATTGATCGCCTCAATGTCGCTGGGCGAAATTACCTCGCCACAGGATCTCAACAACCTCAATATCTTCATGTGGCCTGAGGGCTGCCCTTATCGCCAGGCACTCGAGAATTGGTTGAAGGCTGCCAAGGTATCGACACCCATCACAAGCATAGCGAGTTATGGCACCATTCTTGGGTGCGTGAGTGCCGGCGCGGGGGTTTCCTTAGTCCCGACAGGGGTGTTCGAGCAATACCAGAAAATTGGCAATATAAAAGGCTATACCTTCGAATCCCTTGCGCCGATACAGAACTACTTCGTCTGGAACAAGAATGTTGGCTTCCATCGCGCCAGAGATGCATTCGCAGAACTGATGTCAGACACGTTCAGAACAATCTAG
- a CDS encoding thiol-disulfide oxidoreductase DCC family protein, whose translation MDRKPTWPLTLYFDGECPLCAREINTLRGRAAPERLRFVDIREEGFEPESMALTFAQMESLLHARFADGTWVTGLDATLWSWRAAGLGFWAAPLSWRWARPVLNVAYRLFCRWRPHLAWLPHPDGAARCKGQSCAVPEAGNAPHKQPPPEKR comes from the coding sequence ATGGACAGAAAGCCAACGTGGCCGCTGACCCTCTACTTTGATGGCGAGTGCCCACTCTGCGCCCGGGAGATAAACACCCTGCGCGGGCGTGCGGCCCCCGAGCGCCTGCGTTTCGTGGATATCCGCGAAGAAGGTTTCGAGCCCGAATCCATGGCCCTCACCTTTGCGCAGATGGAGTCATTGCTGCACGCCAGGTTTGCCGACGGGACCTGGGTCACCGGCCTGGATGCAACCCTGTGGAGCTGGCGCGCCGCTGGTCTCGGCTTCTGGGCTGCGCCCCTGTCATGGCGCTGGGCCAGGCCGGTGCTGAACGTCGCCTACCGGCTTTTCTGCCGCTGGCGCCCGCACCTGGCATGGCTGCCTCACCCTGATGGTGCCGCCCGCTGTAAAGGGCAGAGCTGTGCGGTTCCCGAGGCGGGGAATGCGCCGCATAAGCAGCCGCCGCCTGAAAAGCGTTAG